One part of the Haliotis asinina isolate JCU_RB_2024 chromosome 2, JCU_Hal_asi_v2, whole genome shotgun sequence genome encodes these proteins:
- the LOC137273311 gene encoding putative uncharacterized protein MYH16, producing the protein MANVSTQDIAKAEKRVMTPTDAKGDMMLVLGSHMNWQEMLCPAPLSVCLLGQLVLVTLDKDVSLVSEHMERSAFKYTKYPDSLRTSIVQVANQGWTSFNCANKNMDQIRLLTLQIPLHVKNAVKFIIGGSDEEIQELVPDILANIERITDTCMLKAEEVETKFTDVMDLIGELQEACTFSKGEYDDKIRKAEKDIEVKSTRKEALEKRKQQAEKEYSEMREQFQKAQTSYEKALDSMPSGWDMLGMDFVEGVAKCAVSVVQGVTSMFAMKAVGGKIQGNMRRDKASVNLETGRSTDALMLELPRISLCIQNILDNFNLLSQGKEPGDLTMVESTFSDIVTSLSSYSGACRDKFDGINGDASQLIKTFKAASKQLSGGKQQIESAKGVAGRLNAKMQGLKVFCETAFSAKPLEMPTPKMSTYEEGQSASASSRHSAQARFKVEQASSTLEAARSDFRERSEKLDKVSEDITAIITDLARIKLDKVDFDQIKALLQRGIKAIGEVRTQWGKLVRFFQTISNIIKCSMNENVKTFLQSAEKGKKFRLKYTMSDMLRDMIYVQATDANTMAYMVNNLAEMYVEVSQKHLMDQVASLGELLALDPEKDKTAISRRQTELEAQAKDATASIALLVRQKKSEFDTKVKSRIQRIETEMKAVLPPPEPIDKEVEKEKKKAIQEAKELKAKLKAEDVDDWV; encoded by the exons ATGGCGAATGTCAGCACACAGGACATTGCAAAGGCGGAGAAAAGAGTGATGACCCCAACGGATGCAAAG GGAGACATGATGCTGGTCCTTGGGTCTCATATGAACTGGCAGGAGATGTTGTGCCCAGCTCCTCTGTCGGTGTGTCTTTTGGGTCAGCTGGTGCTCGTCACTCTGGACAAGGACGTCTCTTTGGTGTCAGAACACATGGAAAGATCAGCCTTTAAATATACCAAGTACCCTGATTCACTGAGGACAAGCATAGTTCAGGTGGCCAACCAGGGATGGACCTCCTTCAACTGTGCCAACAAGAACATGGACCAGATCCGTCTCCTTACCCTGCAGATACCTCTCCATGTCAAGAATGCTGTGAAG TTCATCATCGGTGGATCTGATGAGGAAATACAAGAATTGGTTCCAGATATTTTGgcaaacatcgaaaggattacTGACACCTGTATGTTAAAAGCTGAGGAAGTTGAAACAAAGTTTACTGACGTCATGGATTTGATAGGCGAACTGCAAGAGGCATGCACCTTTTCAAAAGGGGAATATGACGACAAGATTAGGAAAGCCGAAAAGGATATTGAAGTGAAATCAACTCGCAAGGAGGCAttggaaaaaagaaaacaacaagctgAAAAGGAGTATAGTGAAATGAGAGAACAATTCCAAAAAGCTCAAACGTCATATGAAAAAGCCCTGGACTCCATGCCCTCTGGATGGGATATGCTTGGAATGGATTTCGTTGAGGGGGTAGCCAAATGTGCTGTTTCAGTAGTACAGGGTGTTACAAGCATGTTTGCGATGAAAGCCGTTGGTGGTAAGATCCAGGGAAATATGAGAAGGGACAAGGCATCTGTGAATTTAGAAACAGGAAGGTCTACAGATGCACTCATGTTGGAGCTTCCTAGAATATCGCTCTGCATCCAGAACATCCTGGACAATTTCAACTTGCTTTCTCAGGGGAAGGAGCCGGGAGACCTGACAATGGTTGAGTCAACATTCAGTGACATCGTTACTTCTCTCTCGTCCTACTCAGGAGCGTGTAGAGACAAATTCGATGGAATAAACGGGGACGCGTCTCAACTGATCAAGACTTTCAAGGCTGCTAGCAAGCAACTGTCAGGCGGGAAACAGCAAATAGAGAGCGCGAAGGGGGTGGCGGGCAGGCTAAATGCAAAGATGCAAGGTTTAAAGGTCTTTTGTGAAACTGCTTTTTCAGCAAAGCCCTTAGAAATGCCGACCCCAAAGATGTCAACATATGAGGAAGGACAGTCTGCCTCTGCCTCTTCAAGGCACAGTGCACAGGCCAGATTTAAGGTTGAACAAGCTTCATCTACCCTTGAGGCCGCTAGAAGTGACTTCCGTGAAAGAAGCGAGAAACTAGATAAGGTCAGCGAAGACATCACAGCCATTATCACCGATCTTGCACGGATCAAGCTGGATAAGGTAGACTTTGACCAGATCAAAGCGCTATTGCAAAGAGGTATCAAGGCTATTGGTGAAGTCAGAACCCAATGGGGAAAACTGGTAAGATTTTTCCAAACAATATCTAACATTATTAAGTGCAGCATGAATGAGAATGTCAAGACATTTCTCCAAAGTGCTGAGAAAGGGAAGAAGTTTCGCCTGAAGTACACCATGTCGGACATGCTGAGAGACATGATCTATGTACAAGCCACCGACGCCAACACCATGGCCTACATGGTGAATAACCTGGCCGAGATGTATGTTGAAGTCTCACAGAAGCACCTGATGGATCAAGTTGCAAGTCTGGGTGAGTTGCTTGCACTGGATCCGGAAAAGGACAAGACTGCAATTTCTAGAAGACAGACAGAACTGGAAGCACAAGCAAAAGACGCCACTGCTTCAATTGCTCTATTAGTTCGTCAGAAGAAGAGCGAATTTGATACAAAGGTGAAGAGCAGAATACAGAGAATTGAAACCGAAATGAAAGCAGTTCTTCCTCCACCTGAGCCGATAGACAAAGAAGTTGAGAAAGAGAAGAAAAAGGCTATCCAAGAGGCCAAGGAACTGAAGGCAAAGCTGAAGGCCGAGGATGTCGATGACTGGGTGTGA
- the LOC137271603 gene encoding uncharacterized protein has protein sequence MCDRDEILDVLVRASAGAIEDNVIPITDKGRGKTMGQELCKPIHEPVPPAVVTQFEAGVQYIDDIMTTIESGSKDVKGAANNAYEAFSHAERKLTEHTKTLTEKCLGKEAELSQKQAYHQQLLVSLASLNASLVEKRRHLQEQIRRFASALQDVQNAKDDVQRAREEFEKAEKHRNDVRTAGWATIWIPVVGVTMLAVSETALKGDVENAEHRLNSVRSTLSNARDTFSEMSNNCQQTERELQRKTDEKESVAADVANTEKYIQVTRNYITAQNSSLVNMRKVIHKLRLVSGRAEILRDETKLMYDIAQIGEPLKNLVDSLQKAGVARSELWNKVLSRPAFKAIGAADGDEW, from the exons ATGTGCGACAGAGATGAGATTCTGGATGTCCTCGTCAGAGCCTCCGCGGGAGCCATCGAAGATAACGTCATCCCGATTACTGACAAAGGCCGTGGAAAA ACAATGGGCCAAGAGTTGTGCAAACCAATACACGAACCCGTACCCCCAGCTGTTGTGACACAGTTCGAGGCTGGCGTACAATACATTGACGATATCATGACCACAATAGAGTCTGGATCCAAGGACGTTAAGGGTGCGGCCAATAATGCCTATGAGGCATTTTCCCACGCCGAACGAAAGCTAACTGAACACACCAAGACCTTGACTGAAAAGTGCCTCGGCAAGGAAGCTGAGCTTTCACAGAAGCAAGCTTATCACCAACAACTTCTGGTGTCTTTGGCCTCCCTCAATGCCTCACTTGTTGAAAAAAGAAGGCACTTGCAGGAACAGATTCGCAGATTTGCCAGTGCCTTACAGGACGTTCAAAATGCAAAGGATGATGTTCAAAGAGCAAGGGAAGAGTTCGAAAAAGCTGAAAAGCATCGCAATGACGTACGAACAGCAGGTTGGGCGACCATATGGATCCCAGTAGTTGGAGTAACAATGCTGGCAGTTTCTGAGACGGCTCTTAAAGGTGATGTGGAGAATGCCGAACACCGCCTGAATTCAGTTCGATCGACACTCTCTAACGCAAGGGACACTTTTTCTGAGATGTCAAATAACTGTCAACAAACTGAACGTGAATTACAAAGAAAAACAGATGAAAAAGAGAGTGTTGCTGCTGATGTTGCTAACACAGAGAAGTACATTCAAGTCACCAGGAATTACATTACAGCACAAAACTCCAGCCTGGTCAACATGCGGAAGGTTATTCACAAGCTCAGGCTAGTTTCCGGACGAGCCGAGATCTTAAGGGACGAAACTAAATTAATGTATGACATAGCACAGATTGGAGAACCCTTGAAGAATCTGGTTGACAGTTTGCAAAAAGCAGGGGTCGCTAGGTCCGAGTTGTGGAATAAGGTTCTCTCACGCCCTGCTTTCAAGGCTATCGGGGCTGCGGATGGAGACGAGTGGTGA